A single window of Liolophura sinensis isolate JHLJ2023 chromosome 6, CUHK_Ljap_v2, whole genome shotgun sequence DNA harbors:
- the LOC135469160 gene encoding sperm-specific H1/protamine-like protein type 2, whose amino-acid sequence MSTPASRSASPPRSAPVQKRKRQPRPPPTHPPYVEMIRSAIAALKERGGSSRQKILQYILANFDVGNETSQVNARLRNALRSGVEKGVLLRSANAKGANGSFRIGKALAKKGKKSPKRKGKSPRKVKRSTTKKRKSPKKKAARKSPKKRRSPKKKTARKPARKPKRKSPKKKAAKSARRPKPKAKSRARAHR is encoded by the coding sequence ATGTCGACGCCTGCCTCAAGGTCAGCCAGTCCACCTAGGTCCGCTCCGGTTCAGAAACGGAAGCGTCAGCCCAGGCCACCACCCACTCACCCACCGTATGTGGAGATGATCCGCTCAGCCATTGCCGCTTTGAAGGAGCGTGGCGGTTCTTCACGTCAGAAGATCTTACAGTACATCTTGGCCAACTTTGATGTGGGGAACGAAACATCCCAAGTCAACGCCCGTTTACGCAACGCTCTGAGGTCCGGTGTGGAGAAGGGAGTCTTGCTGCGCAGTGCCAACGCCAAAGGAGCAAATGGGTCGTTCCGCATCGGCAAAGCCCTAGCAAAGAAAGGAAAGAAGTCACCGAAAAGGAAAGGAAAGTCTCCCAGAAAGGTAAAGAGATCCACCACCAAGAAAAGGAAGTCCCCAAAGAAGAAGGCTGCCAGGAAATCTCCGAAGAAGAGGAGGTCACCCAAAAAGAAGACAGCCAGAAAACCAGCTCGTAAACCCAAGAGGAAGTCTCCTAAGAAGAAGGCAGCTAAATCAGCACGTCGTCCTAAACCCAAGGCGAAGTCCAGAGCTAGAGCCCACCGATAA